In Perca fluviatilis chromosome 18, GENO_Pfluv_1.0, whole genome shotgun sequence, one genomic interval encodes:
- the LOC120546212 gene encoding ALK and LTK ligand 2-like: MLIERTQKVSGSTLFHKSVGEGVHFFSLSTGAMSGLRKHVTMRLVLLICTLTGHCSVSAPSAAPAPAAAGRGAQRDLMRMVEIVKHVEESRGRHSAKTEAPSTSRSRTSPVEQKDLHNLKTDRGDQTVAVFPRDLRKKEKFLKHITGPLYFSPKCRKHVYRLYHHTRDCTIPAYFKRCARLLTRLAGSPQCTEG; the protein is encoded by the exons ATGCTTATTGAACGCACGCAAAag GTCTCCGGTTCAACTTTATTCCACAAAAGCGTTGGAGAAGGAGttcactttttctctctctccacgggAGCTATGAGCGGACTGCGTAAGCACGTCACTATGCGACTGGTGCTACTGATATGCACGCTGACCGGCCACTGCAGCGTGAGCGCGCCGTCGGCGGCCCCGGCGCCTGCTGCAGCCGGCCGGGGCGCGCAGCGGGACTTGATGCGGATGGTAGAGATCGTAAAACACGTGGAGGAGAGCCGGGGTCGCCACAGCGCAAAAACGGAAGCACCGTCAACATCAAGGTCGAGGACCTCTCCGGTGGAACAGAAGGATTTACACAACTTGAAAACAGACAGAGGGGATCAGACTGTCG CCGTATTCCCCAGAGATCTCAGAAAGAAGGAGAAATTCCTAAAACATATAACAG GTCCACTTTACTTCAGTCCCAAGTGCAGGAAGCATGTGTACAGACTCTACCACCACACCAGAGACTGCACTATACCTGCAT ATTTCAAAAGATGTGCGCGGCTTCTCACCAGACTAGCCGGCAGCCCGCAGTGCACAGAGGGGTAG